CCTCGGCATCACTGCCGTCCCCGCGCTCTTCGGCCTTCTCGCCACGATCGCCGAGCTCGGCGGCGGCGTGCTCCTGATCGCGGGCAAGTGGGTGCGCGTCGCCAGCGCGGCGATGCTGGTGACGATGCTGGTCGCCACCTTGATGCACATCCAGGGAGGCGACGGCCTCGCCAAGGCCAGCCACGCCATAGAGGCGGCGGTCCTCTTCGCGGGCCTCACGCTCCTCGGCGGCGGCCGCTACGGCATCGACGGCCGGAGCGCCTGAAGTCGCGTGAGCAGGATGACGATCCGCGCTTCCGCTCGGCAGCTTCGTCGCCAAGCGGTTGCGCTCCCGCCCCAACGGACCTCTCGGATGGTTCTTGAATGGCCGCGCGCCGTCGCTAGACTGCGCGCATGGCCACCCGTACGAAAAAGACCAAGTCCCCCACGGTAGTTCCTTCCGAGGCTCCTGCCGCCGCCCACGACACGCGGCCGCCCGCGAAGCTCCTCGCGTTCATGCGCCAGGGCTGGAAGGAGAAGGCGAAGAAGCTCCCGCCGAAGGTGAAGGGCCACGAGAACTTCCTCGCGCGGCGCAACGCGGTCTCGGCGCGCTTCCCCGGCGAGGTGGTGATCGTCCCCACGGGCCACGAGAAGGTCCGCGCGAACGACACCAACTACCGCTTCCGCCCGGGCAGCGATTTCTACTACCTCACCGGCAACGTCGAGGCCGACTGCGTGCTCGTGCTGGAGCCCGTGGGCAAGGGCCACAAGCACGTGCTCTTCGTCGAGCCCAACCCGGGCCGCAGCGACGACACGTTCTACCTCGACCGCAACAAGGGCGAGCTCTGGGTGGGGCCGCGCCTCGGCGTCCCCGAGAGCCAGGCGCGCTTCGGCATGGACGCGTGCCGCGGCCTCTCCGAGCTCCCCGAGTACCTCGCTTCGCTCCGCGGCGCGACGGCCCGGCCGTTCCGCCTCCTCCGTGGCTTCTCCGAGTCGGTCGAGGCGCGGCTCCCCGCGCAGCGCGAGCGCGATCAGGAGCTCGGCACCTTCCTCTCCGAGATGCGCCTCCTCAAGGACGCCCTCGAGATCCGGGAGCTGCAGGGTGCGATCGACTCCACCAAGCGCGGCTTCGAGGATGTGATCGAGCGCCTCGCCCAGGGTGAGTCGGAGCGCGAGGTGGAGGGCGTGTTCAACCTGCGCGCTCGCGTCGAGGGCAACGACGTGGGCTACGGCACGATCGCCGCCTCGGGCGCGAACGCCTGCATCCTCCACTGGACCCGGAACGACGCGAAGCTGAAGGCCGGCGACCTCCTCCTCCTCGACGCCGGCGTGGAGCGCGACACGCTCTACACCGCGGACATCACCCGCACCCTGCCGATCTCGGGCAAGTTCTCCAAGGAGCAGAAGGAGATCTACGAGCTCGTCCTCGAGGCGCAGGACGCGGCGTTCGCCGCGGTGAAGCCTCGCAACGACTTCATGGAGCCGAACCGCGTCGCGATGGTCGTGCTCGCGAAGGGCCTCGAGCGACTCGGGATCCTCGACAGCGCCGAGGAGGCGCTCGCCGACGAGAACCAGTTCTACAAGCGGTACTCGCTCCACAACGTGAGCCACATGCTCGGACTCGACGTCCACGACTGCGCCCAGGCGCGGGCCGAGAGCTACAAGTTCGGCAAGCTCCAGGCGGGCATGGTGCTCACGGTGGAGCCGGGCCTCTACTTCCAGCTCGACGATCTCACGGTGCCGGCGAAGTACCGCGGCATCGGCGTGCGGATCGAGGACGACGTGGTCGTCACCGCCCGTGGCTGCAAGGTGCTCTCGGCGGACATCCCGAGGACCACGAAGGAGGTCGAGGCCTGGATGGCGTCGATCTGGAAGCAGCGGAAGGCGCGGCCGAAGAAGGCCTGATCGCAAACCGCTTTCGCGCGCGGCTCCTGTTTCGGGCCGCGCGCGACGCTCGCTTCAACGGCCTGGTTTCAGCGGCGCCTGCGCGTCTCGCCGGCGAGGAAGAGCGGGGCCGGCAGCCTGTCGGCCTCGATGTAGGCCTCCACCGCGCCGGGATGCAGGGGGTCCGCCTCCCGGATGCTGCAGAACCGCACGTAGTCGAGGAGCAGCTCCGACACCTTCTGGAATCGCTCGATCACCGCCTCGCCCTCTTCCTCGAAGAGCCCGGCAGCGGTGGCGAGCGAATCGGGGCGATCGGACGGAAGGGCCGAGAGTCCCGCCCGAAGCGCCTCGATCCGGCGGTGGTTCGGCTTGCCGAAGAGGCTGCGCCTGCGCAGGTGGGAAGCCAGGAAGAGCTGGCCGACGCTCGAGAGGCCACGGGCGAGCGGGACGCTCGGCGCGTAGGTCGAGGCCTGCCGGAGGTATTCCTCGAGGGCGTCGACCTCCCTGCCGGTGGACGTCGACATCCCGCTCCACTCGGGCATCCGATCGTTCTCGAGGTCGTAGCCGAGCTGCCGGGCCGTGAGCTTGGCGAACGCGCGGCCGTTCTCCTCCCGCCGGGCGGCGTCGGCGAGTCGCGAGAGGTCGAGGTCGAGCTCGAGGTCCGAGAGGAGGTCGAGCTCGCCGACCAGGGGGACGTTCGCCTCCAGCCCGGCGGTGGACTCACGGGGATCGTCGGCGTCGATCGCCTGGCGGCAGGCGCCCCACAGGCCGAGGAGGAAAGGATCGTCCCCGATCATCTCCGTGAGCAGCAGGGGATCGCCTGCCAGGCCGCGGAGCGTGGGAATGAGCGCGTGGAAGTCCCGCTCCGCGGAGGCCTGCCCCAGGCGCGCCAGATCGAAGCAGATCAGGCAGGCGGCGAGCTGCGCCTTGTGGCCGGGCCTCGCCCGGAGGATCCCGAGATAGAGGCTGAGCCTCGAGGGATCCCGGCGCATGCGCGCGCCAAGGGCGAGCAGCTCGGGGGTGTCGAGCGCCTGCAGCTCGCGGCGAAGGCTCTCGCGATCGAAGGGCAGAGGAGGTGGAGTTGGCACCGCTCCGAGAAGTGCCATGTCGTCAACAGAGGCGCAAGGAAAGGTGCAAGAGATCCGATGTCAGAGGGGTGGGGTAGAAGGGAAGGACGCATGGCGGACGGGGCTTGACCGAGCCGCCTGGAGCAACTAGACAAACGTACAGTCGTCCTTGCACACACGCGGGGATGGACCGGGAGGACTTCGATATGTCGAACAACACGGAGCGTGAGAGAGCGATCGACCTTGCCATCGGGGCGATCGAGAAACAGTTCGGCAAGGGGTCGATCATGCGCCTCGGCAACGAGGAGGCGATGCTCAAGGACGTCCAGACGATCTCGTCGGGCGCCCTCTCCCTCGACATCGCGCTGGGCGTCGGCGGCTTCCCCCGGGGCCGCATCATCGAGATCTTCGGGCCTGAGTCGTCGGGCAAGACCACCCTCACGCTCCATCTGATCGCCGAGGCCCAGCGGCGCGGCGGCGTCTGCGGCTTCGTCGACGCCGAGCACGCCCTCGACGTCAGCTACGCGCGGCGCCTCGGCGTCCGCACCGACGACCTCCTCATCTCGCAGCCCGACTGCGGCGAGCAGGCCCTCGAGATCACGGAGATGCTCGTGCGCTCCAACGCGATCGACGTCCTCGTGGTGGACTCGGTGGCCGCCCTCGTCCCCCGGGCCGAGCTCGAAGGCGAGATGGGCGACTCCCACATGGGCGTACAGGCCCGGCTCATGAGCCAGGCCCTCCGCAAGCTCACGGGCACCATCGCCAAGAGCAACACCTGCGTGGTCTTCATCAACCAGATCCGCATGAAGATCGGCGTGATGTTCGGCAACCCCGAGACCACCACCGGCGGCAACGCGCTGAAGTTCTACGCCTCGCAGCGCCTCGACATCCGCCGGATCGGCGCGATCAAGAACGGCGAGCAGGTCGTGGGCAACCGCACCCGCGTGAAGGTGGTGAAGAACAAGGTGGCGCCGCCGTTCCGGGAGGTGGAGTTCGACATCCTCTACGGCCAGGGGATCAGCCGGGAGGGCGACATCCTCGACCTGGCGGTGAACGAGAACATCGTGGAGAAGAGCGGCTCCTGGTTCTCCTTCGAGGGCGAGCGGATCGGTCAGGGCCGCGAGAACGCCAAGCAGCTCCTCGTCGATCGCCCCGAGCTCTGCGACCGGATCGAGACCCTCGTCCTCGAGAAGCACGGGATCAACCGGGGCGGAGCCAAGCTCCAGGCGGTGCCGGCGGAGGAAGAGAAGGCCGGCCGCAAGGCGGCGACCAAGTAGGTCGTACGCGGTCGGGGCCTTCGTCCGATGCGCGAGACCCCGGCGAGTTCGTGAACGTGAAGAAATTCACGAACGCTCGCGAGCCGGAGGCGAAGCGACCGGTCACCTGCGGATCGGTTCGCGCGCTTCGACGCTTGCTGTTAGAAGAACGAGGCGCGGACGTCCCGCGAGCGACGCGAACATGGATCTGCAGCTTCCAGGCTGGCTCGCCGATTTCTTCGGCAGGCTCCTCGGCGGATACGACGCCGAGGAGGCCAGGAAGCGCCTGCCCGCCGAGATCCGCGGCGACGGGCCTGCGCCCGCCTCCCTGCGCCGGCGGGCGCTCCGACACGTCGACGCCGAGCTGCGCCGCTCGGGCCTCGTCTACGGCTCGCCGAAGCTTCCGTCTCGCGTGGCCCAAGGCGCCCGGCTCGATCGCGCCGAGGCCCTCTTCTTCGCGGTTCTCTCGGGAAAGTGTTTCATCGCCCTGGACATCGCCCGCCTCCACGGCGTGCCGTTCGAGCCCCAGCGATCCGAGGCGAGCCTCGCGATGCTCCTGGCCGCCGGTGCCGGAAGGGCCGATCTGGCGGACGAGATTCACGCGCTCGTCAGCATGGGCCAGCCGGCCTTTGGCGACGGCCGACTGCTCGCCAGGCTCGAGCAGGCGCTCATCGACGCGATCGCGCCCGCCACTGGCGATGCGATCCTCGACCTCCTCCTCCACAACGCCACGAGCTTCGCTGAGGCGCGGGTCATCGGCCGGCTGGCGATCGCCTGGTACGGCGAGGAGCACTTCGATCCGGCCGAGGCCTCGCGCCTCCTCGCGGCCGCGGCGAGGGAGCGCGCGCAGTGCCTGGGCGCCCTCTCGACCATCGCGGCGCCGAGGGGCGGGCTGAGGGAGAGGGGCCGGCGGGCCCTGGGAAAGGAGCTCCGCAAGCTCCGGCTCGGTCGGGACCTCGAACGACAGGTGAGAGTGAGTTTCACTCTTCCGGCCTCGCCGGAGGAGCTGGCGGGTCGAATCCGCACGCGGACCATGCGGCGATTCCTCGTCGAGCAGCTCTACCTGGCGAACATGCTCGAGGGGCGGGAGGGCTCGCCCCTCCTCGACGGGCTGGCCTCCCGGCTCGACTTCGGGCGCGCCGATCGGGACGCCCTCGAAGCGCAGGTGGCCGACTACTTCTACGATCCGTCCGACGTCTTCGACGCCTTCGAGCTCCGGGCCGTGGGCCAGGCGTCGTCGGAGCTCCTCGTCGATCGGATCGCACGAGAGGTTCAGCTCAACGTTGACCGGATCGCGCTCGAGGTGAAGGAGACGGGCGAGCTCACCCAGCTCCTCGCTAAGGCGGCGATGGGGCAGAAGCTCACCGCCGAGGAGAGGGCCAAGGCGCGGGAGCAGCTCATCGACCTCGCCAAGGTGGTCCCCTCCCTCGCGATCATCGCCGCGCCCGGCGGCATGCTCATCTTCGCAGCGCTCCTGAAGGTCCTCCCCTTCAGCCTCCTCCCCTCGAGCTTCCAGAAGCGCCCGGAGGACGACGCCCCTCTGCGCCCGGCGGCCGTGCAGCCTCGGCCGCGTCAGCGTCGCGTTCCACGGCGGTCGTAGGCCTGCGCACGTGGGGTATCCGCGGCCCCGACAGCTCCGCACGCCACAGCTTCCGTAGAGCTGCATCCGAGCAGCGGTGCACGCGAGATTGCGAGCGCACGAGCCTGCGCTGCAGCACAGGCCCGTGTGCTTCGCTTGGCTCAGAGGCTCTTGAACGCCTCGCGGGCGGCGGCGAGCGTGTGCTCGACCTCGGCGTCGCCGTGGGCCGTGGACACGAAGGCCGCCTCGAACTGCGAGGGCGGCAGGTAGACGCCGCGGTCGAGCATCGCGTGGTAGAAGCGGCCGAAACGCTTGGTGTCAGCGGTCTTCGCGGTCGGGTAGTCGTAGACCTCGTCCGGCGTGAAGAAGATCGTCCACATGCTCCCCACCCGGTTGAGCCGGTGGGGAACGCCGGCCTCGGTGGCCAGGGCCGAGAGGCCGTCGCAGAGGCGGGCGCTGGTCTTCTCGAGGCCGTCGAAGAGCGCCGGATCCTCGATGGCCTTCAGCATCGCCTGTCCAGCGGCGACGGCGAGCGGATTTCCGGAGAGAGTGCCCGCCTGGTAGACCGGACCCTCCGGCGCGATGAGCTTCATCAGCTCCCGCTTGCCGCCGTAGGCGCCAACGGGCAGGCCGCCGCCGATCACCTTGCCGAAGGTGGTGAGGTCCGGGGTGATCCCGAAGCGGGCTTGCGCGCCGCCGCGGGCGAGGCGGAAGCCCGTCATCACCTCGTCCCAGATCAGCACGGTGCCGTGCTTCGTGCAGAGCTCGCGGAGCGCCTCGTGGAAGCCCTCCTTCGGCGGCAGAACGCCCATGTTGCCCACGACCGGCTCGAGGATCGCGCCGGCGATGGTGTCGCCGTGGCGGTCGAAGAACTCGCGGAGCTTCTCGATGTCGTTGTAGGGCAAGGTGAGCGTGTGCTTGGCGAGGTCCGCCGGCACGCCCGGCGAGTCCGGGAGCCCGAGGGTCTCGACGCCAGAGCCCGCCTTCACGAGCAGCGAATCCGCAGCGCCGTGGTAGCAGCCCTCGAACTTCAGGATCCGGTCGCGGCCGGTGGCGGCCCGGGCGAGCCGAATCGCGGCGGAGGTCGCCTCGGTGCCGGAGGAGACCAGGCGCACCTTCTCCACCGACGGCACCGCCCGGATGATCGCCTCGGCGAAGACCACCTCGGCCTCGTGGGGCGCGCCGAAGCTCGTCCCGCGCTTCGCGGCTTCGCAGACCGCATCAACGGCCGGCGCCCACGCGTGGCCCATCAGCAGGGGGCCCCACGAGCCGACGTAGTCCACGTAGCGGTTGCCGTCGACGTCCACGAGCCAGGCGCCCTCGCCCCTTTCGAAGAAGACGGGGTCACCGCCGACGCCGCGGAACGCCCGCACGGGCGAGTGGACGCCGCCCGGAAGGACGGCCTGAGCCTGGCGAAAGAGGTCGTGGCTACGGCTGCGGTTCATGTTCGTCCTGGCTCCTCGCGGATCGTGCAGCCTTCCGCATGGTCCACGCCCCGGCGGTGGACGCCGGACGTTCTACCTCATCGCGGCGAGTCGTGTGCCCGCGTCCGTGCCCGTGCGCAGAGACCTGGACGACCGGGCGAAGGACTTGGACACCGGAACTGGAGCGCCCGTCACGTTGACGTGCTGCCCGCCCGGCCCCGACGAGCGTGAGAAGCGCCAAAGCCGCTTGGCCATCCGAGATGGCAACCGCACCGCGGATGTGGATGGTCCGGGCCATCCGGGTTCAATCCTCCGAAAACGCACCTCGTGCGGTGCCGATGGGGAGGAACATCCGTCTTGGCCAGCTCACCTTGGACATGCTGACGAAGTCGTATTTGGAATAGAAGCGCGCAGCGTCCTCAGTCTTGGCATCGACGACGACACCGATGCAGCCGAGGATGGCGGACGCATCGACGATCCGTCGCAACGCATCCAGCAAGAGCCGCTCACCGACGCGACGCCCCTGGGCCCGTTGATCGACGGCGAGGCGCCCGATGAGCGCCACCGGCATCGGATATCCGGGCAGCTTGGCGTCGAGCACGCCGGCGACCTGCGTCGACTCCGCCAGCGCCATGCTCAGCGTGTAAAATCCAAGCACGAGAGGCAGATGCGGCGGGTCGACGAGGCTTCGCCGAAGAA
The Vulgatibacter incomptus DNA segment above includes these coding regions:
- a CDS encoding DoxX family protein, translating into MAWPSSEKQRDIGLLLVRVGIGLMFILAHGLPKLMGGPAVWAKVGSATGYLGITAVPALFGLLATIAELGGGVLLIAGKWVRVASAAMLVTMLVATLMHIQGGDGLAKASHAIEAAVLFAGLTLLGGGRYGIDGRSA
- a CDS encoding aminopeptidase P family protein, with translation MATRTKKTKSPTVVPSEAPAAAHDTRPPAKLLAFMRQGWKEKAKKLPPKVKGHENFLARRNAVSARFPGEVVIVPTGHEKVRANDTNYRFRPGSDFYYLTGNVEADCVLVLEPVGKGHKHVLFVEPNPGRSDDTFYLDRNKGELWVGPRLGVPESQARFGMDACRGLSELPEYLASLRGATARPFRLLRGFSESVEARLPAQRERDQELGTFLSEMRLLKDALEIRELQGAIDSTKRGFEDVIERLAQGESEREVEGVFNLRARVEGNDVGYGTIAASGANACILHWTRNDAKLKAGDLLLLDAGVERDTLYTADITRTLPISGKFSKEQKEIYELVLEAQDAAFAAVKPRNDFMEPNRVAMVVLAKGLERLGILDSAEEALADENQFYKRYSLHNVSHMLGLDVHDCAQARAESYKFGKLQAGMVLTVEPGLYFQLDDLTVPAKYRGIGVRIEDDVVVTARGCKVLSADIPRTTKEVEAWMASIWKQRKARPKKA
- the recA gene encoding recombinase RecA; the protein is MSNNTERERAIDLAIGAIEKQFGKGSIMRLGNEEAMLKDVQTISSGALSLDIALGVGGFPRGRIIEIFGPESSGKTTLTLHLIAEAQRRGGVCGFVDAEHALDVSYARRLGVRTDDLLISQPDCGEQALEITEMLVRSNAIDVLVVDSVAALVPRAELEGEMGDSHMGVQARLMSQALRKLTGTIAKSNTCVVFINQIRMKIGVMFGNPETTTGGNALKFYASQRLDIRRIGAIKNGEQVVGNRTRVKVVKNKVAPPFREVEFDILYGQGISREGDILDLAVNENIVEKSGSWFSFEGERIGQGRENAKQLLVDRPELCDRIETLVLEKHGINRGGAKLQAVPAEEEKAGRKAATK
- a CDS encoding LETM1 domain-containing protein, whose protein sequence is MDLQLPGWLADFFGRLLGGYDAEEARKRLPAEIRGDGPAPASLRRRALRHVDAELRRSGLVYGSPKLPSRVAQGARLDRAEALFFAVLSGKCFIALDIARLHGVPFEPQRSEASLAMLLAAGAGRADLADEIHALVSMGQPAFGDGRLLARLEQALIDAIAPATGDAILDLLLHNATSFAEARVIGRLAIAWYGEEHFDPAEASRLLAAAARERAQCLGALSTIAAPRGGLRERGRRALGKELRKLRLGRDLERQVRVSFTLPASPEELAGRIRTRTMRRFLVEQLYLANMLEGREGSPLLDGLASRLDFGRADRDALEAQVADYFYDPSDVFDAFELRAVGQASSELLVDRIAREVQLNVDRIALEVKETGELTQLLAKAAMGQKLTAEERAKAREQLIDLAKVVPSLAIIAAPGGMLIFAALLKVLPFSLLPSSFQKRPEDDAPLRPAAVQPRPRQRRVPRRS
- the hemL gene encoding glutamate-1-semialdehyde 2,1-aminomutase, with the translated sequence MNRSRSHDLFRQAQAVLPGGVHSPVRAFRGVGGDPVFFERGEGAWLVDVDGNRYVDYVGSWGPLLMGHAWAPAVDAVCEAAKRGTSFGAPHEAEVVFAEAIIRAVPSVEKVRLVSSGTEATSAAIRLARAATGRDRILKFEGCYHGAADSLLVKAGSGVETLGLPDSPGVPADLAKHTLTLPYNDIEKLREFFDRHGDTIAGAILEPVVGNMGVLPPKEGFHEALRELCTKHGTVLIWDEVMTGFRLARGGAQARFGITPDLTTFGKVIGGGLPVGAYGGKRELMKLIAPEGPVYQAGTLSGNPLAVAAGQAMLKAIEDPALFDGLEKTSARLCDGLSALATEAGVPHRLNRVGSMWTIFFTPDEVYDYPTAKTADTKRFGRFYHAMLDRGVYLPPSQFEAAFVSTAHGDAEVEHTLAAAREAFKSL
- a CDS encoding GNAT family N-acetyltransferase: MSEPQFPYATSPIEPADAKAGFSCGNRALDDYLARHAVSNDADGIGRAYVLRRSLVDPPHLPLVLGFYTLSMALAESTQVAGVLDAKLPGYPMPVALIGRLAVDQRAQGRRVGERLLLDALRRIVDASAILGCIGVVVDAKTEDAARFYSKYDFVSMSKVSWPRRMFLPIGTARGAFSED